DNA sequence from the Coffea arabica cultivar ET-39 chromosome 11c, Coffea Arabica ET-39 HiFi, whole genome shotgun sequence genome:
acgtCTGCTAAAATCAGGGAGCTCaacgctcgacccaggaggtcggcataaCTGCCTTGAAAATGTGATGCTCGACCCCAAGAGGTTGGCATATCCGCTAAAATCAGAGTTCGACGCTCGACCCGGGAGGTCGGCGTGACCGCCTTCAAAGCATGATGCTCggcccaagaggtcggcacgatTGCCCTGAGAATGTaatgctcgacccaggaggtcggcatgaCTGCCTGGAAAATGTGATGCTCGACCCCAAGAGGTCGCCACCTCTGCTAAAATCAGGGAGTTCaacgctcgacccaggaggtcggcataaCTGCCTTGGAAATGTGATGCTCGACCCCAAGAGATTGGCATATCCGCTAAAATCAGAGTTCGACGCTCGACCCGGGAGGTCGGCGTGACTGCCTTCAAAGTATGATGCTCGGCCACAAGAGGTCGGCACGGCTTGAAATTTTGAAGTCGGAAAGTGCGATGTTCggccccaagaggtcggcacgtTGTGCCTTAACTTGAATGGGTTTGTTtgacccaagaggtcggcaaGGCTCAAATCTTTAAAAGTCGGGGGCTTAAACCATGTCAGTGGCAATTTGATGCTCGGTCCCATGAGGTCGGCACGCATTGATCAAGTTTGTTGAAACTTGGGAGTTTGACGCTCGACCCAGAAGATCGGCGCAGTTTTCTCAGTGACAGCACTGTACCAGAGGTGACCAGGGCAGAGCAGTGCGCGACGCTGGTCTCCCACGTGGCAGAGTATAGATTAGGTCTGCCTGGAAGTCTtacctaatctagggggctagTGCAGAGGCCCCGTACTGGGTctagacacgtggcagcccaggtaAAGCCGAGCTGGGCTCCGACCCCAGGCTCCTGGCGACCGCCCTGGGCCGCACCCCCGCTAGGGCTCCAGGGGGATCAGAAGACCGTCCCGCAGAGGTCGGAGGAGATCCCGCTCGGCGCGGGATTGAGATTATATCAGGAAGGTCCCggaacgtacggaggtcggactctgGCTCAGGTATAAATAGTGCTACACACCCATTGCCCAAGGTACGCTCAACATAGGCAAATTTCTCCCGGCTGTTATTACTTCCCGTGAACTctactcaccggaaaactaacttgaccgtcggagtgccctcggggacaacCCTCGGGCCCCCTTTGTTAGCTCGTCCCTTCTGTTTTGCAGGCTTGGAGTCAGCTCTTCCATCAGCACCCCGAGCTGATCAGGTCAGCTCTCCTCGGGGAAGTTCCGTGCTTCTTCACGGGGTAATTTGAAGAAGCAAGTCTGTTATATTCAAAGATCTGAGCAGGTTTTTAATACAAAAATTAGTGATTGACATCCCTTTCTTTAAAAGGTGGTAATCGTGAAAACAAATGGGATTTCTACCACATTCTGTTCAAATATATACGAAAAATTCCAGCAGAGAGTCTATTACTTAGCATGACATGGtacatttttccaaaatcttgatCTCTATTGCTTCTTCCATATATCATGATAGGAATAAGATGAATAAAACCTATACTGGAATCACCAATAGAATCAAAACGGTCatgaaaaactaaaataacaCCTGAGAAccatttcttattttctttagAAGCCATTTTCCATTAAGAAATCTCCATTAAATACTTAGGTAAGACTCATCTAAACCCTAATCTTCATATTTTTGGTTTATGATACTTAACAGAAAAAGTTTGAAAGACCTTTTTTGGCCAACATGTATAAGATGCTGAGAGTAAACTTGGGATATGAAATTAAATATTTCCATGACTTActaataaatttgaattattacAATGGTTTTATTACAAGTCTTGATAGTAATTGATGCATGATGATTCTGGGTAatttagtttcctaatttgatACTTGGTTGGTTTTCAACAATTGGGAAGGGAGGAGGTTTCATTGTGAAATTGAATGGTGGAAAAagtccaaattttcaaaagcaattatatcaagcaataaaagaaagaaaaagaagaaggcttattagtttttctttatttcttttctttttctgtcaCTGCTCCCAACTTGAACTATTTAAGTACTTGCCCGTTTAGCATCACGTGATTTTCTTAGCACTCATTTGCACCTATAACATAAACTGATATTAAAGGTGATTGGCTAATGCCAACACATGCTAAAAGTGATGTGGATACAAGGAGAACTGCACGATCTCTGCACGATACATAAGGTTGTGATATGATTTGGTGACTTTGCATGTTTCATATAATAGCCATATTTGAATAAGAACTCTATCTGTCCACCAAAGAATTCATCTAACCAGTGAAGTGAGTGGAGAAGAACTTGGGAATCCACTTCTACAATTACCTAAATGTATTTTCCAGCTTTGTATAAAGACTGAATTAGCTGTAGTATTTTGAgattataaattaatatttgTGATATTGTGACCAACAACAGACAAGGTATTGCATGTCTAATGAAATTCCTGTGGTGGAGGAATTTGGCTCTTTTGTGATGGATCTTTTTAATGCAAAAAATGATTTAAATCTTTCTTTCAACTTTACCCAAAATGAAGTGCAGATTACACGGGAGAAGAAGATTCAAAAGCTTtggaagcttgcaaagaagTTTTACGCTTTGTAAAGTAATTGTATGTACCTCATCTATTTAATTTTTTCTGGAATCTGACCTAATCTTTGCGGGCTtcataaaaaatgaaagaaaaggagCCTTTGCTCTTGCATGGACTTTTTATATTTCCCAAATTGACTTTCCAACATCAAATTAAAAATCATACTTTGGCAACACAGATGCACTCGCACGCACTCACGTGAAAGATCATAGGAGAACTTGGCGATGCAGCTGCCCTAAATAGAATACTCAAGCCAACAAGAGCATTGGCAATGCGCCGGTGATATTAATGAGGATTATTTTATCGCACGCCGAAggtgttgcttttttttttctgaggaACTGTCACAATGAAATCTTACTTTTGTTGCTGCCTTGGCCAGATTAATGAGGATCGTTTCGTCAATCCTAGAGGGTGTagctttcaagaactttcattGATCAAAATAATGTCATTGAAGGGGCAACTAATCCATCTTGTTTATGCAAGGCAAGGCTAGagagtttcacaaattttatGTCCATCACACGTGCATTAATAATTATCCTGTGCACTGACAATGTAAACTATCATTACTTGACGCATTAATAATTATCATGTGCACTGACAATATACACTATCATCACttgatgtataatatatatctaaaatttaaattttaaattcaaatttacatTAATTatcattattcttttttttttccaaacgataGAAACTTTCATTACTTCATCAAAGGATTACAAGTCTGGAGCAAAGGCTCCTACATCATTTTTGGCTATACTACTCAGCTAATTTGGAAATGAATCAATCCAAGTTATCTCAGAAACTAAGTCTAAGGCAAATTTTGCCAACTGATGCGACACAGAATTCCCTTCCCTCttaataaaagagaaaagacagGAACTAAAACCTTTACTAAGTACCTCTATGTCAAAGAGGACAGCTCCTGCTAAATGATCATTCAGGTTCCCCTCCCTGATCTGATCAATAATTCCCTTGCAATCAGATTGGACGATAATGTTCATCCAGCCATTCCTCTTGGCAAAAATCAGAGCTTTCCGGATTGCCATAGCCTCTTCAACAGCAGGAATTCCCTTCCTATCTTCACTACCAGCCCAAGCACCTCTTAACTTTCCTTTACTGCATCTAGCCACAACTCCCCATCCTACCTTAGCTTCATTCTTTTTAATTGCTGCATCAGTATTTAAACATAAGAAACTTCCTGGTGGTGGCTGCCAACTAAACATCCTATCTTCTGGTCCTTTCCCAACTGCTTCCTCATCTCTGATTGCCAAGTTAGCTACCTGGAACTCTAACCATTCTTGTACCGCCTTATTTGCTGTTACACCTGGACATCTGCCCTCTCTATTAAACTGTATATGATTCTTAGATTTCCAAATCTGCCACAATACATTAATAGTCAGCTCAATATGCTCCCTACCTTCCTTCCTAGCCTTTGCCTCCATCAGACCACCCCACCACAGCCAAAAGTTATGTCTGTAGTCCCTCAAACCATCCCAGTTAATTGGAGCAGCTTTCCATATCAGCTCAGCATGCTTACAGAAAAAGAACATATGCTCCATAGTTTCTGTCCCTTCGCCACAAATACAGCACCTATCATTACCTTGTCAAATTCTCCTCCTAATTGATTCATTAACTGGCAATATACGCTGAAGACATTTCCAAATAAAATGCTTGAGCTTATGCTTAATGTTCAGACCCCAAAGAAACTTCCACACCCCTGAATTTGCTTCATTCCTGCTGCTGCTTCCCTGCTGTAGGCTGTCCTTTCTACCCCTGTCCTGTATCTCCTTTGCCACCACATATCCAGACTTCACAGTGTACTCACCTGATTTAGACAGCCTCCAAACCAGTCTATCCTTACCCCCAAAAGCACTTATTGGAACATTAAGTATCCTTTGGCAATCCTCTTCCTCAAACAGGTTCCTCAATAGGTCCTCATTCCACCTTCCCTCAGAAATCAGCTCATGAACTTTCTGTATACTACAAAGCTGAGGctttttttatcttattttcccATCTTTCACGTCAAGCAACCACCTGTCCTTCCAATTCCTAATCTGCTGACCATTTCCCACTCTTTTCCGTACCCCTGCTGCTAACACCTCCCTTGAACTCAGGATACTTTTCCATATCCAGGAATCCCCTGCATGACTTCTCATGTTCCAAATGGAAGCTCCTTTAAAGTACCTCCCCCCAACAATCTTGCTGACTAACAGGTTGGGCCTTGTCAAAACTCTCCAGAGCTGCTTAGCAAGCATAGCAGTATTAAATTGTTGGAGATCTCTAAAACCCAACCCCCCTTTCCCTTTCACCTCAGACAACCTTCTCCACTCCATCCAATggattttcctattttcctcCCTATCTCCCCACCAAAATCTGGCCATTTGCTTACAAATATCCCTACATAATCCTTTTGGTAGTTTGCAGCTGCTCATAGCATATGCAGGAAGAGCTAAAATAACATATTTTAGAAGTACCTCCTTACCAGCATTACTCAGCAGCCTCTCCTTCCATCCCCCCAACCTGTTGCTGACCCTCTCCCTGATGTAGTTAAAGACTTGCCTCTTTGGTCTTCCAATAACCATTGGTAAGCCTAGATACTTACTTTGCTTAGCCTCCTTCATACCTTCCACGATATTTAGAATTTCACCCTTTACTGAAGACCCAGTATTCTTGCTAAAGAACACTGAGGACTTTTCAGCATTTAAGGCCTGTCCAAAGGCTTCTCCATACAACTTCAACAAATTCATCACATGAGCAGCCTCCTCCTTATTAGCTCTGCAAAATACCAAAGTATCATCTGGAAAAAAGAGATGAGACAAAGCTGGACTCTGCTTAGCAATCTTAAGTCCAGAAATGTCATGGTTAGTCATGGCTATCTTAAACAAACTTGACAATCCCTCAGAAACTAGTAAAAAGATGTAAGGAGACAGGGGATCTCCTTGCCTAATGCCTCTTGTAGGTGTAACCAACCCTCTTTTCTCCCCATTCAAATTAAAAGAGTACACAACAGAAGACATGCACTTCAAAATCCAGTTCCTCCACTTTTGACAAAAACCCATTTTTTCCATTACTTTTTGTACAAAACTCCACTCCACTCTATCATAGGCTTTGGCCATATCAAGCTTCAACGCCATGAAAGCATTTGATCCACATCTTCTATTATTCAAACAATGGATGAATTCATGTGCAATAACAACATTATCAATGATTTGTCTACCTGGAATAAAAGCTGACTGGTTTTGGCTAACACAGTGTTTCAGGAAAGGCTTAAGTCTATTGACCAAGATTTTAGAGATTATCCTATAGACTACATTACACAAGCTAATAGGTCTAAACTGGGAAACAGAAACAGGAGACTCAACTTTAGGAATGAGAGTGATAATAGTCTCATTGACCGCCTTTAGTAAATGCCCAGAATGAAAGAAACTAGAGATGGCACTTACTAAATCATTTTTGAGTACACTCCAGTACTGCTGGAAGAAAGCAGGAGTCATGCCATCAGGCCCAGGAGCTTTGTTGGAttgcaaagaaaaaacagcCTTTCTGACTTCCATTTCTAATACAGGTCTAACCAGCATAGCATTCATTTGGTCTGTGATCACTCGAGGGATCCCACTTAGTGCTGGCTCAAACTGCTGGGGATTACTAGAAGTAGACAGATCCTGAAAGTATCCATTGATTTCTTCCTCAATATCTAGCTCAGAATCACACCAATATCCATCTCCTCTTTGCAAACCTGATATATTATTCCTTCTCCTTCTCTCAGTAACACTAGCATGGAAAAACTTTGTATTCTTATCACCATCCTTTAACCATTTGACTCTAGCTTTCTGCTGCCAGAACACCTCTTCTCTCCTATAAGCCTCTTCCAGTTGCTTCTTAAGCTCTCTCACCCTCCCAGTCTTATTGGCTTGGCCATCTTCATTAACCTCTATGATCTTCTGTTTCAGCTCAACAATctctttttttgcatttttacccTTTTGTTTATTCCAGTTCAGAATAGCAACTCTGCAATTCCTAATTTTTTGATGCAGTTTAAAAAATCTAGATCCCTCCTACTGTTTCCCCCATTCCTTAGAAATAATCTCTCCTACTTCCTTATTATTAATCCAATTTCTATCAAAATAGAACCTCCTTTTCCATTTCCTACCCTTTGGTTCAGTATCTAGTAGGAGCATAACATGATCAGAAGCATTATTTTGTATATGTAAGCACTTAGCCTTCCCATGCTCACTTCTCCACTGTTTACTGCATAGAATTCCATCCACTGCATAGAATTCTATCCAAACGTTCCTTAACTTCCCTCCCTTCCTCCCAATTATTTGACCAAGTCCATGGTATTCCTTCAAAACCAATGTCAACCAGCTGATTAGTGTTTACAAAGTCCCTAAAAGACTGAAAACTACTATCAGGCCTCCAACTACCCCCTCCCCCACTTCTCATCATTAGACAAAATATCATTCATGTCCCCTGCCAATACCCATTTCTGACCCCACCCACTCATCCTATCTTCTATGATCCTCCACTGTTTCTCTCTGATCAAATCCTCACTACTAGCATACAAACAGATCAGCCACCACCTGTCTCTAGCACCAGTCCTTTCTAGCAAAACTTCAATGGTAAAATCAGTACAAAGAATTTGACAGACCTTCAAATCATTTCTCCACATCACAGCCATTCCACCAGCTAAACCAATTGGATCCACCACAACCATATTATCATATCTTAACTTTAGTCTCACCTTATTCAtaacttcttttttattttttgtttctgaTAAGAAAATCAACTTAGGGGAGTGGAGTTTGACACTCTCCTCTATctggggaactgtcaaggggctcccaaCACCTCGACAGTTCCACACCAAAGCTCTCATTGGGACCTGGGAACCCCATTAAGGTAGGACTCCACCACCTCAGATGCTAGCTCCACCCCAGCCATACTACACACAGTCTTGCCTCTCTTCTGGTTGTCCCCTTGTTCACTAATATTTTCCTTATCCACACTCTCACTCAGCTTCCTTTTACCCCCTTCATTAGCTATGACCATACCCCCATTCTTGTCCCCCAGAGGGACTCTTCTACTTACCTCATGAACTAACCTCTTCCACCCTCTATTCCCCTTATACTTCCCCTCTCTTAACTCTATACTACCATTTGACTCTTGTTGTACTATCACAGGATCACTCCCCTTATCCCCAACATTCCTTTCCTTAGTATCAGTATCAATTCCATCAATCCACATAGAATCAAAAGGTTCCTGATCCTTCAACCCCTCCCTCGGGCCATCCTCCTGTATTTTTTCCTCAGTTGTGAAGATCAGTCCCCTTGTGGCCTTACTCTTCCCCTTAACAGTATCTCCTTTCTTCTTATGATCAGGCTGCACACTTTCTCCCTTTATTACTTCCAACACTACTCCCTCGTCCCCACTCTTTTTAGTGTCTTTTATTATTGCCCCTGGTTCCCTCTCCTTTCCCTCATTCCCTTCTACTACTGTATCAACATGTACCTCCACTAGCTTCCAAGGCAGACACAGCTGTTCCTGCCTCCTGTCCCTTCCCTCCTTAGCTAAATGTGGCCCTTCACCAACCTTACTCTCCTCCCTACTAAAGGTATTCTGTTTCCTAATAGGACTCCTCGCATTACTTGCTCTAAACCAGGCTCCATACTGATTCACCTTATCCATATTCACACCTTTTTCCCTGCAATTCCTCTCATTATGCCCCATGACCCCACAACAGTAGCAGAAGTCAGGGCATTTCTCATATTTGAATTCAATCCATCTAGCACTACCCCCCAGCTTAACAATGGTTCCTCTCAGCATTGGCTTAGTTAAATCCATCTCAACCAGAATTTTTAAATGTTTCCCCTCCTTTCCACCACCATGAGGAATAATCACCTCCTTAATAGAGCTGAACACTCCCCCAATTTTCCTACCAATGTCCTTAGTAATCTAGTGAATAGGTAAATTCCACAGCTGGACCTAAATCCAAGTCCTATTAAACGCTTCAAGGTTCAGTTCTATCCCCTCCTCCCATGGTAACACTACCAAAGGCAGATTATCATAAACCCACGGTCTACCCCTCAGCACCCTATCCATTTCCTGTTTATTACTGAAGCTAAATTGGAACATATTAACCCCTATCTCAACAACTCTTAGATTACTGGCAAACCCCCACATATTATTTGTAAAGCTCTTAATACCAGCAATCTTGTCCCCTTCCAATAATGCTCAATTGACATTCAACTACTCCCTGAGCCAGATCCTTACTATCTAACTCTACACCATCCGCCTCCTCCTCTGTCAGAGCAAATTTCCTCAATATTTCCTCTAGGTCCTCAACCATCCTGAACCAATACCAGTAAATCCCCAACTGATCACAGACCAAAAGACCACTACCCGTACCTGACCAAAACAGAAACAGAGGCTAcaaaaagcaaagaaacaaCACAGACCAAACGaagaaacaaaaagacaaaACAGCCGATCAACTAGCACAacagaagaattaggaaaactGGAAAGACAAACACGAAGCTACCACCACTGCAAAGGAAACTGTCACCTGAAAATAGAACTTTGATCGATGGAGAAAGAGACTGAAAGTAGAAACTACGATCGAGCTGGAAGTTGGAAGCCAGAGAGCAAGCTCAACAAAGCTCGAATCCAGCTTGGGAACTCAGCTCGCAGAAAGCCACACCTGATGACTCAGGTAGAAAAAGGACAACAACATCATGATAACCAAATGATTCCACCGAATTCACCATTGGAGCAACCATCGATGTGGATCAAAGACGGAAGGATAGCATCAATTTGTATTGAAATGTATTTGATTTTTGTAATTAGGACTAAGAAAGTACgggaaatttgaatttgaaaaagcAAGCTCACACACCCACAAAAGGTGAAATATGCTCCCTACGTAGAGAGAGAAAGTAACCACCTACAAGAGGGACAATTATGAGTCAAAGGAAACTACTCCATTAATTATCATTATTCAGaactgataatatatatattttcattgTATCAAGATTAACCTATAAGGTTTATCATGAGTCATCAAGCTAAAAGCTATAAGGTTGGTCATTGAATATCCAGTTGGTGAAGATTGGACCATGAGATTGGTTCGAGAGTTgtcaaattaattgtaagttGTAAAAACAAAAGTTGGAGAAGAACCGTGTCTATTAAGTTGTGCTATTAAAACCACAAGGTGATATTAAATTGACAACAAATTATGTGACAAAAACTAATGATTTCGAAAAGATGTAATCAATCAATCACAGCAACTGATTGATTCGGAATAAATCTGGGCAGCAACAAAGATGAATACATGAATTCTGACAGTCAAAAATTAATCAACAGAAGATGTGAATCTgtcaaagaaaaaaggaaagatcATTGACTAATCAATTAACCAAGATTCTTATCAAGAAATCATTTGGAAACGGAATCTTTAGCTTGGAATATTTGAGAAAAACTTTGCAAAAGAAATCAGCCTCCATTTCCCCTTTCTTCTGTTCTAACTCGAGTGCTTTTGCAAGAAAGTCTGTTAAACATGAGTCTACAAGAAAGCTGATGATATTTTATCTCCCCTACACATACCAAAGAAGCAAAGTACAATGTCCGAACCGACGACGACAAGTGTTTCTTCATCTGCTTCATGCCAATCGGCGTTGTTCCCAATCCTATGTGGCACTCTCTGAAGTCTATTCCATTATCGAGTTTGTCCAGCGGTACTTCATCTCAACGCAAAAAGCAGTTGCAACTCCAAGATGTAGCAGCATGGAGAGACACCACTTTACCTTATGGTATGAGATTCATATGTGTAGGGGATTGGCTCTATGGCATTGGTGGTGCGATTATGATGACAAAAGGAGTTACTATGATAGCCAAGATATTTCGCCCATGGAGTTGAGTTTCACCAGTCTCTGGCCACCTCAAGGAGATGATATGCATCTCAAGAAGTCCACAATGCATAGGGGATCGGAAAGTG
Encoded proteins:
- the LOC140016848 gene encoding uncharacterized protein; its protein translation is MEHMFFFCKHAELIWKAAPINWDGLRDYRHNFWLWWGGLMEAKARKEGREHIELTINVLWQIWKSKNHIQFNREGRCPGVTANKAVQEWLEFQVANLAIRDEEAVGKGPEDRMFSWQPPPGSFLCLNTDAAIKKNEAKVGWGVVARCSKGKLRGAWAGSEDRKGIPAVEEAMAIRKALIFAKRNGWMNIIVQSDCKGIIDQIREGNLNDHLAGAVLFDIEVLSKGFSSCLFSFIKREGNSVSHQLAKFALDLVSEITWIDSFPN